In Salmo salar chromosome ssa03, Ssal_v3.1, whole genome shotgun sequence, a single genomic region encodes these proteins:
- the LOC106601161 gene encoding angiopoietin-related protein 2 has translation MEKQLTIGLSLLLGLLLVMPEVGGRKEESQKRPSRSSELKAGRCSYTFIVPQQKLKGALCVSTESTTGAANRSEVMALRGELSRQQEQLEKLRGQLEQEGALVTEVRALRKESGSMNSRIAQLYAQLLHEVMYRKDQVVEQRRVENLLLNATAQMLQISTSYRELEKKYGALASMMSNQSQLISRLEKLCQATKNTTPPPQMTSEPLSIQSSGRLNDSSESKEMANDVQRDQGAPPLQPQEEREPLQGTKVLPTTMADTPTDVPFISFPVTKTPGPWRDCQHVLDSGETTNGIYLLRPQSANRLLQAWCEQTKSQGGWTVIQRRQDGSVNFFRTWEQYKQGFGNLDGEYWLGLEHLYWLTKQAHYKLRVAMEDWQGRQVFAEYDSFRLEPENDWYRLRLGEYQGNAGDSMSWHNNKAFTTLDKDKDAYSGNCAHFQKGGWWYHMCAHSNLNGVWYRGGHYRSRYQDGVYWAEFHGGSYSLKTVTMMIKPT, from the exons ATGGAGAAGCAGCTGACTATTGGCCTGTCTCTGTTGCTGGGGCTCCTCCTAGTCATGCCTGAGGTGGGGGGGCGGAAGGAAGAGTCCCAGAAGCGCCCGTCCCGCTCCTCAGAGCTAAAAGCAGGCCGCTGCTCCTACACCTTTATTGTTCCCCAGCAGAAACTGAAGGGGGCGCTGTGCGTGAGCACCGAGTCCACCACCGGCGCCGCCAACCGCTCAGAGGTAATGGCTCTGCGGGGTGAGTTGAGCCGTCAGCAGGAACAGCTGGAGAAGCTGAGGGGCCAGCTGGAGCAGGAGGGGGCCCTGGTTACGGAGGTACGGGCGCTACGGAAAGAGAGCGGCAGCATGAACTCCCGCATCGCCCAGCTCTACGCCCAGCTGCTGCACGAGGTTATGTACAGGAAGGACCAGGTGGTTGAACAGAGGCGGGTCGAGAACCTACTGCTCAATGCCACCGCACAG ATGCTGCAGATCTCCACTAGTTACAGGGAGCTGGAGAAGAAGTATGGAGCCCTCGCCTCCATGATGAGCAACCAGAGTCAGCTCATCTCCCGGCTGGAGAAGCTGTGCCAGGCCACCAAGAACACTACCCCACCTCCACAG ATGACCTCTGAACCCCTGAGTATCCAGTCCAGTGGGCGTCTGAATGACAGCTCAGAGTCCAAGGAGATGGCTAATGATGTTCAGAGAGACCAGGGTgcccctccactacagccacaggaggagagagaacccCTGCAGGGGACAAAGGTGCTCCCCACCACCATGGCTGACACCCCTACTGACGTCCCCTTCATAAGCTTCCCTGTCACAAAGACCCCAG GACCCTGGAGGGACTGCCAGCATGTGCTGGACTCGGGCGAGACCACCAATGGGATCTACCTGCTGCGTCCACAGAGCGCCAACCGGCTTCTGCAGGCCTGGTGTGAACAGACCAAGTCCCAGGGAGGCTGGACCGTGATCCAGAGGAGACAGGACGGATCAGTCAACTTCTTCAGGACCTGGGAGCAGTACAAG CAAGGCTTTGGGAACCTGGATGGAGAGTACTGGCTGGGTCTGGAGCACCTCTACTGGCTGACCAAGCAGGCCCACTACAAGCTTCGGGTGGCCATGGAGGACTGGCAGGGCCGCCAGGTGTTTGCAGAGTACGACAGCTTCCGCCTGGAGCCTGAGAACGACTGGTACCGTCTGAGGCTGGGGGAATACCAAGGCAACGCCGGAGACTCAATGTCCTGGCACAATAACAAAGCCTTTACAACTTTGGACAAGGATAAGGATGCTTATTCAG GGAACTGTGCCCACTTCCAGAAGGGGGGCTGGTGGTACCACATGTGTGCCCACTCCAACTTAAACGGCGTGTGGTATCGAGGGGGTCACTACCGCAGCCGCTACCAGGATGGGGTTTACTGGGCAGAGTTCCACGGGGGCTCCTACTCCCTCAAGACAGTCACCATGATGATCAAACCCACCTAA
- the LOC123741690 gene encoding vascular cell adhesion protein 1 isoform X1, which yields MGYQRTTMISLQRMLGLLMLILLHGAADEACLPDINHLTLEPPVAVVRHGDPLEVNCSTLFNTHLGMHWVSTEGNTSLEKNSQFVTWNMTVVDWGTQARCNIKLNGSLLCSQDLTLTVYKIPDSVSISVLRHSGPMVEGTEYQLQCDIQNIAPLQNLVVKWYKGNEPLDNVTYSIVSKTPVDVSDTLMISPSRHDDGAQYRCRAQLDLGPEGPQPHPTVTSEPLNITVHYAPEFLPGNDTVEVSAGSDVSLDCSAEGNPPPELRWTNNTAEGNANETTVGRLRTLNISRVTANATYNCTVTNRLGSITKHQNLSTLLYTVSWLLILIFFINQKHMTGMASNSN from the exons ATGGGGTACCAGAGAACTACCATGATCTCACTCCAGAGGATGTTGGGCCTCCTCATGCTCATACTGTTACATGGAG CTGCAGATGAAGCATGTCTACCTGACATCAACCACCTGACTCTGGAGCCTCCTGTGGCGGTGGTGAGACACGGGGATCCACTGGAGGTCAACTGCAGTACATTGTTCAACACCCACCTAGGGATGCActgggtctctacagaaggaaATACAAGCTTGGAGAAAAATAGCCAGTTTGTCACCTGGAACATGACTGTGGTGGACTGGGGTACACAGGCTCGGTGCAACATAAAGTTGAATGGGAGTCTCCTATGCAGTCAAGACCTTACTCTCACTGTGTACA AGATTCCAGACAGCGTCTCCATCTCTGTTTTGAGACACTCTGGTCCCATGGTGGAGGGGACAGAGTACCAGCTGCAGTGTGACATACAGAACATCGCTCCTCTACAGAACCTGGTTGTGAAGTGGTACAAAGGGAATGAACCCTTAGATAATGTAACTTACAGTATCGTCAGTAAGACACCAGTGGATGTGTCTGATACTCTGATGATCAGCCCCAGTAGACATGATGATGGAGCTCAGTATAGATGTAGAGCACAACTGGACCTGGGACCAGAGGGACCACAACCCCATCCTACAGTGACATCAGAACCTCTCAACATTACTGTGCACT ACGCTCCTGAGTTCCTTCCAGGGAATGACACAGTGGAGGTGAGTGCAGGCAGTGATGTGTCTCTGGACTGCAGTGCTGAGGGGAACCCTCCTCCTGAGCTGAGGTGGACCAACAACACTGCAGAGGGAAATGCCAATGAGACCACTGTAGGGCGCCTGCGTACTCTCAATATCTCCAGAGTAACAGCTAATGCAACTTACAACTGCACAGTCACAAATAGACTGGGCTCCATCACCAAGCATCAGAACCTCTCAACATTACTGTACACTGTGAGTTGGCTATTAATCTTGATATTTTTCATAAATCAAAAACACATGACGGGTATGGCTTCCAATTCCAATTGA
- the LOC123741690 gene encoding vascular cell adhesion protein 1 isoform X2: MGYQRTTMISLQRMLGLLMLILLHGAADEACLPDINHLTLEPPVAVVRHGDPLEVNCSTLFNTHLGMHWVSTEGNTSLEKNSQFVTWNMTVVDWGTQARCNIKLNGSLLCSQDLTLTVYKIPDSVSISVLRHSGPMVEGTEYQLQCDIQNIAPLQNLVVKWYKGNEPLDNVTYSIVSKTPVDVSDTLMISPSRHDDGAQYRCRAQLDLGPEGPQPHPTVTSEPLNITVHYAPEFLPGNDTVEVSAGSDVSLDCSAEGNPPPELRWTNNTAEGNANETTVGRLRTLNISRVTANATYNCTVTNRLGSITKHQNLSTLLYTC, translated from the exons ATGGGGTACCAGAGAACTACCATGATCTCACTCCAGAGGATGTTGGGCCTCCTCATGCTCATACTGTTACATGGAG CTGCAGATGAAGCATGTCTACCTGACATCAACCACCTGACTCTGGAGCCTCCTGTGGCGGTGGTGAGACACGGGGATCCACTGGAGGTCAACTGCAGTACATTGTTCAACACCCACCTAGGGATGCActgggtctctacagaaggaaATACAAGCTTGGAGAAAAATAGCCAGTTTGTCACCTGGAACATGACTGTGGTGGACTGGGGTACACAGGCTCGGTGCAACATAAAGTTGAATGGGAGTCTCCTATGCAGTCAAGACCTTACTCTCACTGTGTACA AGATTCCAGACAGCGTCTCCATCTCTGTTTTGAGACACTCTGGTCCCATGGTGGAGGGGACAGAGTACCAGCTGCAGTGTGACATACAGAACATCGCTCCTCTACAGAACCTGGTTGTGAAGTGGTACAAAGGGAATGAACCCTTAGATAATGTAACTTACAGTATCGTCAGTAAGACACCAGTGGATGTGTCTGATACTCTGATGATCAGCCCCAGTAGACATGATGATGGAGCTCAGTATAGATGTAGAGCACAACTGGACCTGGGACCAGAGGGACCACAACCCCATCCTACAGTGACATCAGAACCTCTCAACATTACTGTGCACT ACGCTCCTGAGTTCCTTCCAGGGAATGACACAGTGGAGGTGAGTGCAGGCAGTGATGTGTCTCTGGACTGCAGTGCTGAGGGGAACCCTCCTCCTGAGCTGAGGTGGACCAACAACACTGCAGAGGGAAATGCCAATGAGACCACTGTAGGGCGCCTGCGTACTCTCAATATCTCCAGAGTAACAGCTAATGCAACTTACAACTGCACAGTCACAAATAGACTGGGCTCCATCACCAAGCATCAGAACCTCTCAACATTACTGTACACT TGCTGA